The DNA region TCGTTCGGAGATTCCACTTCCCGCTCTTGGGAGGATGCTGTTGAGTTTGGCTTCATCTCCGGCGGCGGAGGTGCCTGGTACAGTCGAACCCTTCAATTGCTTTCACCAGGGGATCGAGTTTGGGTAAATATTCCCCAGCAAGGCTACGTCGGTGTCGGTCGCGTTCTTGGATCGTCCGCACCTGCGGCGGACTTCACTGTCATGCATAACGGAGTTGAGGTACCGGTGCTTGAAGTCGCTACCCGCGCAAACTATCACGCCGAGTTTGTCGACGATCCTGAACGCTGTGATCACTTTGTATCAATCGAATGGCTTCAAACGGTGTCGATAACTCAAGCGGTACGGGAGGTTGGAATGTTCGGAAACCAGAACACAATTTGCCGTCCCACCACACCAAAATGGCGGTGGACGATCGAACGGCTGAAGCATCGCTTCCCTCGTTATGATGATATTGACTCGGAAAAAGCGACAGTTGGGTAGTTGTAATTAGTGGCCCGGTAACTCGTTTTGCGGGCAATGTAGTCGTGAATGGCCCAGCCAGCCCGCTTTAAATTCCCTCTACCTCAATCCCATGCTCAGCCGGCCATTCCGTGCGCTATGCATAATCGGGCATGGCGCTCGAGCCGTAGCCAGAACTCTGGGATGTGGTGCGGTTCGTGCAGATGGATCATTTCGTGGACCACGACGTATTCGGCGATGCGCTTGGGCAACAGGATGCTTTTCCAGCGCAGATACAGAATTTTACCTTTGAAGCATGAGCCCCAGCGATAGCCAAGATCCTCCACCCGTCCCCTGTTGGGGGAAACGTCCATACGTCTTTGGTACTCCTCTGCCCATGGCAAGCCAGTTACCGGCATGCAGGCTGTACCAGCGAATAAAGTGCTCCCTTGCCTCTGGCAACTGGCTGCGTGGCAGCAAAAAGCGTTCCCCCGTCAGTTTCAAGGGCGCGTCCTGCTCGTCGACCAGCTTGAGCCTGCAACTGCGGCCGAGGTAAAGGAAGCCTTCACCATCCACATATTCCTTGGTAGGCACGGCACGCAGCAGGCGTTCCTCCTCGGCCGCCCCTTGCGTCAGTTCTCGGCGCTCAGCTTCCCGTTGAGCGGCTTGTTCAGCTTGTCGTTTTGCGAGTGGGTCAATGCCTTTGAGAATCTGGGCTTTGTTTTCATAGGCGGCAGCGCGGGCCTTTTTTAGATCGAGATGCGGGTAGCCACCCAATCCCATCTCTCGTTGTTTGCCGTGTAGCTTAAACCGCAGCACCCAGTTATTTCGCCCCGTAGCTTTGACGATAAGGCGCAGCCCATTACCGTCTTCGTAGGTGCTTGGCTCGTTTACATTTTCGACATGCTTTGCGGTCAGCTGCCCATCTTTTCGGCCCTCTGATCCCCCACTTGACTGTGGAAGACGATGGATCAAAACGGAAGTCACAGGAAAAAAATAGGCTGAAACCCCTGATCTAGCAAGGCTCTCGCGGATTTTGGTAGATGAGAATAGCTTTCAAAAAGACATTAAAAAGCCGGCTTGTGGCCGGCTTCTCGTAGGCGATTCCTATCTATTTTTGATAAACCGCAATCGCCTTCAACAGATGCGCCCCTAAAGAAGCGCGAATAGATAACAGAGCAATCGGATCAAATGCCCCATTCCAGCCCCCGCCGCTCAACGGCGCCGGGCGCTTCGGATGCCGCACAGGATACTAAACCTCTTCGCCAATGCCCAGCCTAAATCCCCTGCACACAAAGCCCCTCACAACAGCAACATCGCATTACGCCGGCTGTTCAGTGTCGACCACCAAAATATCCAGCCGAGCACCCGGATTTTCTCTCGGTCGATATCTTCTGCACTGAATACTTCGTCCGGGTACTCGGCGTCGTTGTGGCTGCGCAGGCGCAGGCCGCCGTTGGGGAGGCGGTAGAGGTAGCGGACGCGCAGGATGCCGCCGTGTTCGAGGGCGTAGATTTCGCCGTCGATGATTTGCGTCAGTTCACGGTCGACGCCGAGGATGGAGCCGTCCTGGATCTTGTCGGCCATGCTGTTGCCGACCATGGCGACGCACATGCAGTTTTTCGGGTCGATGCCCATGGTTTGCAGGACTTGCAGAGGCAAGCGGATTTTCTGTCCGGGGGCTTCGGCCAAGACGGTTTTGCCGACGCCGTGGGGCGATTCGACCTCTGTGAAGATCTGAACTTCCACGTCTCCGCGCAGGACGTTTCTGCTTTGCTGGATAACCATTCGGGTATCGCCGCCGGTGTTTTCATTGGCGGGTTCATTGGGGTGTTTGGGGCCCTCGCCGGTGCGCAGCCAGCGGGCGTTAACGGTTAATAATTCAGCCACCTCGTCAATGCGGGCCATGGGCACGCCGCGTTTGAACCAGTTGTTGACGTGTTGCGGCGTGATTTTGCGGTTGGCGGCAAAATCAGTCGCGGTGAGGTGGCACTCCCGAAGGAGGATGCGGAGTCGATCGCCTGATGTATTCATGGGGCGAAGTCTACGGGCGTCGCCTGGGCGTTTAAATGAACGAGGTGTTGAGGTCGACGTTATCCCAAGGGGGTGACGGCTACCCGGACTACGGACGGAATGAATGTCGTGTAGGTCAGTTCCGTAATAGCGATTTTTTGATTAAACGCGGCATCAGGCGTTTACCCCGGCTATACGGGCATTAACGGACTGTTTATTGAATGGTTAAAAGTCGAGTGCGTTTTTAAACAAGCGATTGGTAAATAAATGTTACGGGAATATTTCAGAATCGGCTTCGAGCGGGGGGAGAGGGAGCTGATAGCGGGGAGGGAGCGTGTTTCAGGGGGCTTGCCTGCAAGCACCCTGAAACACTGGATCGGTGATCAGCCTTTGAACGCTTCAACCGATTTCATGATCTCGGCGCGGGCAGCGTCAGCATTGCCCCAACCTTCGATCTTCACCCATTTGCCTTTTTCGAGATCCTTGTAGTTCTCGAAGAAGTGCTTGATCTGCTCAAGCAGCAGCGGTGGCAGGTCGGTGTACTCTTTCACGTCGACGTACAGCTGGGACAGCTTGTCGTGCGGTACTGCGATGACTTTGGCATCGCCGCCGCCATCGTCAGTCATGTGCAGGATGCCGACCGGGCGTGCGCGGATGACCGAGCCTGGGGTAACCGGGTAAGGGGTCACTACCAGCACATCCAGCGGGTCGCCGTCGTCAGCCAGGGTGTTGGGGATGAAACCGTAGTTGGCCGGGTAGAACATCGGGGTGGCCATGAAACGGTCAACGAACAGGCAATCGGTGTCTTTGTCGATTTCGTATTTGATCGGCGCGTGGTTGGCCGGGATTTCGATCGCGACGTAGATGTCGTTCGGCAGGTCTTTACCTGCCGGAATCTTGCTGTAGCTCATTGGGCATTGCCCCCCTGGTTGAACAGACAGATTGTGGCGCGAACCGCCGTAAAGTGGTCCGGATTATAGGCATATTCTGTTTTGGTTGCTACGCATGGCCTCGGCAGCGGTCAGGTGTCCCGGTAAGCCGGGGCGTGTTGCCGTAATGCATTCAGCCGCGCCAGGGTGTCCTGACGGTAGAATCCTTTGAGCTGTTTGTAGACTGCCGGGTAGTTGTCGTACAGCAGGTCGGGCGCGCTAAAGAAATACTCGCTGGTGACGGCGAAGAACTCGGCAGGGTCCTGTGCGGCGTAGGGGTCGATAGCGGTTTCGGACTCCGGGTCTTGATCCAGTTGCCGATTGAGGTCATCGAATGCGCTCTGCATGACATTGGCCCATTCAGTCACCCGCATATCGCTGTGCAGCGGCGGCAGGCCGTTGGCGTCGCCGTTGAGCATGTCGAGTTTGTGCGCCAGCTCGTGGATCACCAGGTTGTAGCCGTCCCAGTCGCCGCTGCTCAACACACCGGGCCAGGCCAGAATCACCGGCCCTTGCAGCCAGGCCTCGCCACTGTGTTCGCCGTCCCACTCGTGTTCGACGCCGCTGGCGTCGCGATGGCGTTGCGGGCTGACGAAATCGTCCGGGTACAGCACGATTTCATGAAAGCCCTGATACCAGTTCAGGTCGCCCAGGCTCAGTAACGGCAGTTGTGCCTGGGCCGCAAGAAACAGGCGCTGCTCGTCATCCAGCTCGACGCCCGGCAGCGCGCTGAGGTATTTATCGTTCAGAAACAGCACACAGGCATCACGCAGTCGGGCGTCCTGCCCGGCGCTCAGCCCGTCGAGGATGGGCAAGCGCTTGCGTACGTTCTGCCACAGTTCGGCAGCAACCGGATGCCTGGCGAGGGTTCGTCGCCTGCGCCAATTGCTGAGTGACCACATGGCTCAGCGAGCGTCGACCGGTGGCGCGCTGCGGCTGCGCACCACACCAATGATCATCGGCACCAGCGACAGCACGATGATCGCCAGCACCAGCAAGGTCAGGTTGTGCTTGATGAACGGCACGTTGCCGAAGAAGAAGCCCAACGTGACCAGACTGCCGACCCACAGCACCGAGCCCAGCACGCTGAAGCCCACAAAGCGCGGATAGGACATTCTGCCGACGCCTGCCACGAAGGGCGCGAAGGTACGAATGATCGGCAGAAAGCGCGCCAGCGTCACGGTCTTGCCGCCATGGCGGGCGTAGAAGTCCTGGGTGCGCAGCAAGTGGTCACGGCGGAAGATGCGCGACCTGGAATTGCTGAACAGCTTTTCGCCAACCGTGCGGCCGATGACGTAATTGGTGCTGTCACCCAGAATCGCCGCGAGCATCAGCAGCCCGGCCAGTAATACCGGGTCCATGCCGCCACCGGCAGCCACGGCACCCGCAATGAACAGCAGCGAATCGCCCGGCAGAAAGGGCATGACCACCAGCCCGGTCTCGCAGAAAATCACCAGAAACAGGATCGCGTAGACCCATGGGCCGTAGTTGGTTACCAGCAGATCGAGGTAGACGTCGAGATGCAGAATAAGGTCGAGCGGGTTGAAGTCCATTGAAGTACCTGAGGCGAGCACCCTGTACGGGGTCGCGTGCGGAAGAAACGACTGCGCGGCATTATAGAAGCAGAATGCCCGGAAGAGGTTCCGTAATAATTTGGCGGCGTGTTGGCGTGACGCTTGAAGTGTTTTCTCGCGGCCAGACGCGGCAGGGGCGCCGCGTGCGGGCGTGTTGAGTGGTCAGTCCGAGCTGATGGGCAGCACGTAGTTTTTGAACTGCGTATCTTCCCTGAATCCGATGGACTCATAGACTTTTTGCGCCACGTCGTTGTTGCTGCTGGTGGACACGCGCAGCCGCACGGCATGGGTTTCCTTGGCCATTTTTTTGGCCTGCTTCATCAGGTGATCGGCAACCAGTTGGCGGCGGGCGTCTTCGGCAACGTAGATGTCGTTGAGAATCCACACCCGTTTCAGCGACAGCGACGAATAACTCGGATAAAGCTGGCAGAACCCCAGCAGCTTGTTGTCGTCATCCTTGGCCAGCGCCAGGTAGATGACCGACTCTTCGCGGCGTAGGCGTTTTTCGAGGAATTCTCGCGAGGAGTCCGGGAGGGGCGACTCGTTGTAAAACTCCCGGTATTTGATGAACAGCGGGCAGAGCAGGTCCAGATGTTCAAGCGTCGCTTTGATGATCCGCATGGTTTGGCCTCAACTCCCTTATAGGCTAATGCAGTGCGCCGGGATGTTTGATCCTGCCCGGCGGCTTTAGAAAGCTCAATCTAATGCGCGTCAACCGGCCCGTCGAGCAGGAAATTGCCGATTTGCTTGTCTGAATTGCCAGCGGGGCTATCGGATTCCAGGGTGTTCAGTTCAGCCTCGTCTTTCAGGCTGACCCCGGAAATCTGCCGTCGACAGGCTTCGCGCATCAGATAAAGCAGGCGATGCGCAGCCATGCCATAGCTCAGTCCTTCAAGACGCACGTTGGAAATACAATTGCGGTGCGCATCATTCAGGCCGACTTTGGGGGCGTAGGTGAAGTACAGGCCGAGGCTGTCCGGAGAGCTGAGGCCTGGGCGTTCGCCGATCAGGATCACCACCATTTTGGCGCCGAGCAATTCGCCGACTTCGTCCGCCACCGCCACACGGCCCTGTTCAACCATGATCACCGGCGACAGCGTCCAGCCATCGGCACTGGCCTGTTCCTCCAGCCGAGTGAGAAAAGGCACAGCATGCCGATGCACCGCGAGGGCCGACAGCCCATCGGCCACCACCACCGCCAGATCGAGCCCGCCCGGATGAGCGGCGGCATACTCGCGTAATGCCTGCGCCGACTCGTCATTCAGACGCCGACCCAGGTCCGGGCGTTGCAGGTAGCTGTGCCGGTCGGCGGCAGCGCTGTGCAGGAGCAAGGTGTCGCGGCCTTTTTCGGCCAGTTGTGCGCTGATCGCAGCGTGATCAAAAGCAAGATGCACGGCGTCGCGCGCCTGGGCATGCGCGGCCTGAAAGTCGAGCTGCGCGGAGGTCGGCAGGCTGGTGCCGGTGCGGCCCAGCGCGATGCGCGCTGAGGTCAGACGGCGCAGTTCCAGCCACGGGTTGGGTGGCAGGGTGCTGTCCTGGATTTCATTCATGGGCTTGTCACTCATGCTAAATGCGCCAGTGCCTGACGAAAGGCGGGCGGCAGGCTGTCGCCGAAGCGAACGCGGCCATCGGCCTGAGTGAAGATGCCCATTTTTTCCAGCCAGGCCTCGTATTCCGGTGCCGGGCGCAGGCCCAGGCTCTGCCGGGCGTACAGCGCGTCGTGGAACGAGGTGGTCTGGTAGTTGAGCATGATGTCGTCGGAACCGGGGATGCCCATGATGAAGTTGATCCCGGCCACGCCCAGCAGCGTCAGCAGGGTGTCCATGTCGTCCTGATCGGCTTCGGCGTGGTTGGTGTAGCAGATGTCACAGCCCATCGGTACGCCCAGCAACTTGCCGCAGAAGTGATCCTCCAGGCCGGCGCGGATGATCTGCTTGCCGTTGTACAGGTACTCCGGACCGATAAAGCCGACCACAGTGTTGACCAGAAACGGATTGAAATGCCGGGCCACGGCGTAAGCACGGGTTTCGCAGGTCTGCTGGTCGACGCCGTGATGCGCGTTGGCCGACAGCGCGCTGCCTTGCCCGGTCTCGAAATACATCAGGTTGTTCCCCAGCGTGCCACGGTTCAGGCTCAGGCCGGCTTCGTAGCCTTCCTGCAGCAATTTGAGGCTGATCCCGAAGCTGGCGTTGGCGGCTTCTGTCCCGGTGATCGACTGAAATACCAGATCGACCGGCACACCGCGATTGATCACTTCTATGGAGGTAGTGACGTGGGTCAACACGCAGGACTGGGTCGGGATCTCGTAACGCTGGACGATGGCGTCGAGCATTTCCAGCAGGGCGACGATCGATGAGGTGCTGTCGGTGGCCGGGTTGATGCCGATCATGGCATCGCCGTTACCGTACAGCAGGCCATCCAGAACGCTGGCCGCGATGCCGGACGGGTCATCAGTCGGGTGATTGGGTTGCAGGCGGGTCGACAGTCGACCACGCAGCCCCATGGTGTTACGAAATCGCGTGACGACGCGGATCTTCTGCGCCACCAGCACCAGATCCTGCACGCGCATGATCTTGGACACTGCGGCGGCCATCTCTGGCGTCAAGCCGGGCGCCAGCGCTCGCAGGCTGGTTTCGTCGGCATGGTCGCTGAGCAGCCAGTCCCGAAAACCGCCGACGGTCAGATGGCTGACCGGAGCGAAGGCGAGTGTGTCGTGGGTGTCGATGATCAGGCGGGTGACTTCGTCCTGTTCGTAAGGGATCAGCGCTTCTTCGAGAAAATGTTTGAGTGGAATATTCGCCAGCGCCATTTGTGCGGCGACACGCTCGCCATCGTTTTGCGCCGCGACTTCGGCCAGATAATCACCGGAGCGTGCAGGGCTGGCCTTGGCCATGACTTCTTTAAGGCTGTCGAAGCGATACGTCTGCGCACCGACAGAATGGGAAAAGCTCGCCATTCAGGTTCTCCATGACGTCGCGCTGTTCGCGTCGGACGTAGTCTTTCGGCCGAACCGGTGACGTCCCGGTTCAAACGACTGTGGGAAGCGATATAAGCAATTAATACTCCATCCCGGCCGGGAGTGCGAGTTTGCAGGGGTAAGCAGATGCGTATGGAGAGGATGCATCACGCCAGAGTGCTGAACCGGGGCGTGATGCACAGAGTTGGTGCGCGATGCGTTGCACCGCGCAGAGTGTTCAGAACGGCGGTGCTACACACACGTTGAAATGACTATCGTGCCAATGCTCCGCGTTGGCATGCAGTGGGTGACGCTCTGCGTCACAAGTCTGCGTTGCACCGCGCATTCAGGATCGGACGCAAAGCGTCCGGAACGGCGTTACCACGCTGGAGCGTGGTAACGATAATCTACCGTGGTCTGAGCCCTGTTTTTCGAGCTCGTCAGCCTAGAAAAACCCCAGCGGATTGGTGTCGTAGCTCACCAGCAGGTTTTTGGTCTGCTGATAATGCTCCAGCGCGATTTTGTGGGTTTCGCGGCCGACGCCGGATTTCTTGTAGCCACCGAAGGCAGCATGCGCCGGGTACAGGTGGTAGCAGTTGGTCCAGACTCGCCCGGCCTTGATCGCCCGGCCCACGCGGTAGGCGCGGTTGATGTCGCGGGTCCACAGGCCGGCGCCCAGGCCGAACTCGGTATCGTTGGCAATGGCCACGGCTTCGGCTTCGTCCTTGAAGGTCGTGACGCTGACCACCGGGCCGAAGATTTCTTCCTGGAACACGCGCATCTTGTTGTTGCCTTTGAGCAACGTCGGCTGGATGTAGTAACCGGTGGACAGGTCGCCCTCCAGCTTCTCGACCTTGCCGCCGGTCAGCAGCTCGGCGCCTTCGCCCTTGGCAATTTCCAGGTACGAAAGAATCTTGTCGAATTGTTGCTCGGACGCCTGAGCGCCGACCATGGTGTCGGTGTCCAGCGGGTCGCCGCGTTTGATCTTCTCGACTTTGCGCAGCACCGCTTCCATGAACTGCGGGTAGATCGACTCCTGCACCAGCGCACGGGACGGGCAGGTGCAGACTTCGCCCTGATTGAAGAAGGCCAGCACCAGGCCTTCGGCGGCCTTGTCGATGAACTCAGGCTCCGCGCTCATGATGTCCTCGAAGAAGATGTTCGGCGACTTGCCGCCCAGCTCCACGGTGGACGGGATGATGTTGTCTGCCGCCAGTTTCATGATGTGCGAGCCCACCGGGGTCGAGCCGGTAAAGGCGATCTTGGCAATGCGTTTGCTGCTGGCCAGGGCTTCGCCTGCTTCACGGCCGTAACCTTGCACAATGTTCAGCACGCCAGGAGGCAACAGGTCGCCGATCAGTTCGATCAGCACGCTGATGCCCAGCGGGGTCTGCTCGGCGGGTTTGAGCACGATGCAGTTACCGGCAGCCAGCGCCGGTGCGAGTTTCCAGGCGGCCATCAGGATCGGGAAGTTCCACGGGATGATCTGCCCGACTACGCCCAGCGGCTCATGGATGTGATAGGCCACGGTATTGCCGTCGATCTCGGCGGCGCTGCCTTCCTGGGCGCGCAACACGCCAGCGAAGTAGCGGAAGTGGTCAGCGGCCAGCGGGATGTCGGCGTTGAGGGTTTCGCGAATCGCTTTACCGTTGTCCCAGGTTTCGGTGATGGCCAGGACTTCAAGGTTGGCTTCGATGCGGTCGGCGATTTTCAGCAGGACCAGCGAGCGCGCCTGTACCGAGGTCGAGCCCCAGGCAGCAGCGGCTGCGTGGGCGGCGTCGAGCGCCTTGTCGATGTCTTCGGCCGTGGAGCGGGGAAATTCGGCAATCGCCTTGCCGGTGACCGGCGAGGTGTTGGTGAAGTACTGACCTTTTACCGGGGCGACAAACTCGCCGCCAATATAATTACCGTAGCGTTCCTTGAAGTTGACGATAGCGCCTTCGGTACCGGGATGAGCGTAACGCATGGTATGTCTCCTGGTTCTTGTTGTGAGGGAGTCTGTGTCGATTCTGCAGTCGGGTATCTGGCAGGGAGCACTCAAGAATAGGCTAATTGCAACCCGCCGTGATCAGGACTTTAGGCTTATCCGCGCGCTATTGAAATGCCTGGCGCAGGCAATGTGG from Pseudomonas syringae includes:
- a CDS encoding DedA family protein translates to MDFNPLDLILHLDVYLDLLVTNYGPWVYAILFLVIFCETGLVVMPFLPGDSLLFIAGAVAAGGGMDPVLLAGLLMLAAILGDSTNYVIGRTVGEKLFSNSRSRIFRRDHLLRTQDFYARHGGKTVTLARFLPIIRTFAPFVAGVGRMSYPRFVGFSVLGSVLWVGSLVTLGFFFGNVPFIKHNLTLLVLAIIVLSLVPMIIGVVRSRSAPPVDAR
- the exaC gene encoding acetaldehyde dehydrogenase ExaC, which produces MRYAHPGTEGAIVNFKERYGNYIGGEFVAPVKGQYFTNTSPVTGKAIAEFPRSTAEDIDKALDAAHAAAAAWGSTSVQARSLVLLKIADRIEANLEVLAITETWDNGKAIRETLNADIPLAADHFRYFAGVLRAQEGSAAEIDGNTVAYHIHEPLGVVGQIIPWNFPILMAAWKLAPALAAGNCIVLKPAEQTPLGISVLIELIGDLLPPGVLNIVQGYGREAGEALASSKRIAKIAFTGSTPVGSHIMKLAADNIIPSTVELGGKSPNIFFEDIMSAEPEFIDKAAEGLVLAFFNQGEVCTCPSRALVQESIYPQFMEAVLRKVEKIKRGDPLDTDTMVGAQASEQQFDKILSYLEIAKGEGAELLTGGKVEKLEGDLSTGYYIQPTLLKGNNKMRVFQEEIFGPVVSVTTFKDEAEAVAIANDTEFGLGAGLWTRDINRAYRVGRAIKAGRVWTNCYHLYPAHAAFGGYKKSGVGRETHKIALEHYQQTKNLLVSYDTNPLGFF
- a CDS encoding integrase arm-type DNA-binding domain-containing protein, which codes for MIHRLPQSSGGSEGRKDGQLTAKHVENVNEPSTYEDGNGLRLIVKATGRNNWVLRFKLHGKQREMGLGGYPHLDLKKARAAAYENKAQILKGIDPLAKRQAEQAAQREAERRELTQGAAEEERLLRAVPTKEYVDGEGFLYLGRSCRLKLVDEQDAPLKLTGERFLLPRSQLPEAREHFIRWYSLHAGNWLAMGRGVPKTYGRFPQQGTGGGSWLSLGLMLQR
- a CDS encoding GNAT family N-acetyltransferase; the encoded protein is MRIIKATLEHLDLLCPLFIKYREFYNESPLPDSSREFLEKRLRREESVIYLALAKDDDNKLLGFCQLYPSYSSLSLKRVWILNDIYVAEDARRQLVADHLMKQAKKMAKETHAVRLRVSTSSNNDVAQKVYESIGFREDTQFKNYVLPISSD
- a CDS encoding zinc-dependent peptidase gives rise to the protein MWSLSNWRRRRTLARHPVAAELWQNVRKRLPILDGLSAGQDARLRDACVLFLNDKYLSALPGVELDDEQRLFLAAQAQLPLLSLGDLNWYQGFHEIVLYPDDFVSPQRHRDASGVEHEWDGEHSGEAWLQGPVILAWPGVLSSGDWDGYNLVIHELAHKLDMLNGDANGLPPLHSDMRVTEWANVMQSAFDDLNRQLDQDPESETAIDPYAAQDPAEFFAVTSEYFFSAPDLLYDNYPAVYKQLKGFYRQDTLARLNALRQHAPAYRDT
- a CDS encoding LexA family transcriptional regulator is translated as MNTSGDRLRILLRECHLTATDFAANRKITPQHVNNWFKRGVPMARIDEVAELLTVNARWLRTGEGPKHPNEPANENTGGDTRMVIQQSRNVLRGDVEVQIFTEVESPHGVGKTVLAEAPGQKIRLPLQVLQTMGIDPKNCMCVAMVGNSMADKIQDGSILGVDRELTQIIDGEIYALEHGGILRVRYLYRLPNGGLRLRSHNDAEYPDEVFSAEDIDREKIRVLGWIFWWSTLNSRRNAMLLL
- the ppa gene encoding inorganic diphosphatase gives rise to the protein MSYSKIPAGKDLPNDIYVAIEIPANHAPIKYEIDKDTDCLFVDRFMATPMFYPANYGFIPNTLADDGDPLDVLVVTPYPVTPGSVIRARPVGILHMTDDGGGDAKVIAVPHDKLSQLYVDVKEYTDLPPLLLEQIKHFFENYKDLEKGKWVKIEGWGNADAARAEIMKSVEAFKG
- a CDS encoding M48 metallopeptidase family protein translates to MPVTGLPWAEEYQRRMDVSPNRGRVEDLGYRWGSCFKGKILYLRWKSILLPKRIAEYVVVHEMIHLHEPHHIPEFWLRLERHARLCIAHGMAG
- the eutC gene encoding ethanolamine ammonia-lyase subunit EutC, whose protein sequence is MQDSTLPPNPWLELRRLTSARIALGRTGTSLPTSAQLDFQAAHAQARDAVHLAFDHAAISAQLAEKGRDTLLLHSAAADRHSYLQRPDLGRRLNDESAQALREYAAAHPGGLDLAVVVADGLSALAVHRHAVPFLTRLEEQASADGWTLSPVIMVEQGRVAVADEVGELLGAKMVVILIGERPGLSSPDSLGLYFTYAPKVGLNDAHRNCISNVRLEGLSYGMAAHRLLYLMREACRRQISGVSLKDEAELNTLESDSPAGNSDKQIGNFLLDGPVDAH
- a CDS encoding ethanolamine ammonia-lyase subunit EutB, translating into MASFSHSVGAQTYRFDSLKEVMAKASPARSGDYLAEVAAQNDGERVAAQMALANIPLKHFLEEALIPYEQDEVTRLIIDTHDTLAFAPVSHLTVGGFRDWLLSDHADETSLRALAPGLTPEMAAAVSKIMRVQDLVLVAQKIRVVTRFRNTMGLRGRLSTRLQPNHPTDDPSGIAASVLDGLLYGNGDAMIGINPATDSTSSIVALLEMLDAIVQRYEIPTQSCVLTHVTTSIEVINRGVPVDLVFQSITGTEAANASFGISLKLLQEGYEAGLSLNRGTLGNNLMYFETGQGSALSANAHHGVDQQTCETRAYAVARHFNPFLVNTVVGFIGPEYLYNGKQIIRAGLEDHFCGKLLGVPMGCDICYTNHAEADQDDMDTLLTLLGVAGINFIMGIPGSDDIMLNYQTTSFHDALYARQSLGLRPAPEYEAWLEKMGIFTQADGRVRFGDSLPPAFRQALAHLA